From a region of the Cenarchaeum symbiont of Oopsacas minuta genome:
- a CDS encoding cytidyltransferase has translation MDGLLVGRFQPFHLGHIASIKDALKLCKRLWLCIGSTNVQPSLKNPFSVQERRQMIESSLDSELLKRITVYEIPDVDDHKKWLEQLDSIVPAYEIVITKDPILEHLYSHRRENIVDISFVDRERLCGTKIREMILSNKDWRKYVPKGTTSILDKINAVDRLNKLVTKGTVQS, from the coding sequence ATGGATGGTCTACTTGTGGGACGATTTCAACCGTTTCACCTAGGACACATTGCATCTATAAAAGATGCACTGAAACTATGCAAGAGACTTTGGTTATGTATAGGAAGTACCAACGTGCAACCTAGTCTTAAAAACCCATTTTCAGTTCAAGAACGACGTCAGATGATAGAGTCTTCTCTTGACTCTGAACTGTTAAAAAGAATAACAGTCTACGAGATACCAGATGTTGACGATCATAAAAAATGGCTTGAACAATTGGATTCAATTGTGCCTGCATATGAGATTGTAATTACAAAAGATCCTATACTAGAACATCTTTACTCGCATCGAAGAGAAAACATTGTGGACATATCATTTGTTGACCGTGAAAGACTTTGCGGAACAAAGATCAGAGAGATGATACTATCTAACAAAGATTGGAGAAAATATGTTCCAAAAGGAACAACTAGCATTCTTGATAAAATAAATGCAGTTGATCGCCTCAACAAGTTGGTTACAAAAGGTACTGTTCAATCTTGA
- a CDS encoding cob(II)yrinic acid a,c-diamide reductase (bluB): MYDDFSKDEKDSLYRAIYSRRDVRSGFTGEPINDKVLYRILDAAHHGPSVGFSQPWNFVLVKDLQTRQKIKKSFEIEKKRAAENVKEPRRSKYLSLKLEGIVESSLNICVTYDSSRFGPFVIGRSAIPETGAYSVCCAIQNLWLAARVENIGVGWVSILSNDIVRKALSIPDHILPVAYLCVGYVSNFAEKPDLENVKWLPRMNLDDIIYHERWGQM; encoded by the coding sequence ATGTACGATGATTTCTCAAAAGATGAAAAAGATTCTCTATACAGAGCGATTTATTCTAGAAGAGATGTCAGATCAGGATTTACTGGAGAACCCATCAATGATAAAGTCTTGTATCGCATACTAGATGCAGCACACCATGGCCCCTCGGTAGGATTTTCACAACCATGGAATTTTGTTCTAGTAAAAGATCTTCAGACACGTCAAAAGATAAAAAAATCCTTTGAGATAGAAAAGAAACGCGCTGCAGAGAATGTTAAAGAACCACGTAGATCAAAATATCTTTCGTTAAAGCTAGAGGGTATAGTAGAATCATCTTTGAACATCTGCGTTACGTATGATTCAAGCAGATTTGGACCGTTTGTTATAGGTAGATCCGCCATTCCTGAGACTGGGGCATATAGCGTCTGTTGTGCAATTCAAAATCTGTGGCTTGCTGCAAGAGTCGAAAACATTGGAGTTGGATGGGTCAGCATACTCTCAAACGATATTGTTCGCAAAGCTTTGAGCATACCAGATCACATACTGCCAGTAGCATACTTGTGTGTAGGGTATGTAAGTAATTTTGCAGAAAAGCCGGATTTGGAGAATGTAAAATGGTTACCAAGAATGAATCTAGATGACATCATTTATCATGAAAGATGGGGCCAAATGTAA
- a CDS encoding copper export protein, with product MSLEQTLITWAHLVSAAIWVGGGLFLGTVLAPVLKNTSMSMQERMGLMIKVGRRFNVIAIPSLAILIVTGLYNSRLILTKSEILFDSEYGILLLIKMVLVLAVIIVYAIHVRIIRGEIEKKVLSTLMLEQEVQTLRKKIIILGEAISIMSVAILFLAAALNSGL from the coding sequence ATGTCACTTGAACAGACACTGATTACGTGGGCACATCTAGTATCTGCTGCCATTTGGGTGGGAGGTGGTCTGTTTCTAGGCACAGTGCTTGCACCGGTGCTCAAAAACACGTCGATGAGCATGCAAGAGAGAATGGGTCTGATGATAAAAGTGGGCAGGCGATTTAACGTAATTGCAATACCCTCACTTGCCATTTTAATAGTAACTGGACTGTACAACTCGAGGTTGATTCTTACAAAATCCGAGATACTATTTGATTCTGAATATGGCATACTACTCTTAATAAAGATGGTTTTGGTTTTAGCAGTGATTATAGTATATGCGATCCATGTTAGAATAATACGAGGTGAGATTGAAAAAAAAGTATTGTCTACCTTGATGCTAGAGCAAGAAGTGCAAACATTACGCAAAAAAATTATCATACTAGGCGAGGCAATCTCTATCATGTCTGTTGCAATACTCTTTCTAGCAGCTGCCCTTAATTCAGGACTCTAG
- a CDS encoding putative membrane protein, translating into MHLQSRITVFVAIGGLLALMGGLFVYVDNTPSLQSAQIELYNVELLSSNTIDNSAELSVSFMVTNPSDTTFTVSSITYELYADDIQLGSSSYSTEDISMPGRAAFYPEAQIPLKSKILISADTENAQIIEKIIDGMDIEYTVTGILTLQTTWSTTDVKF; encoded by the coding sequence TTGCATTTACAAAGTAGAATTACAGTTTTTGTAGCCATAGGAGGTCTGCTTGCTCTAATGGGAGGTCTATTTGTGTATGTGGACAATACTCCGAGTCTACAGTCAGCACAGATAGAACTGTACAATGTCGAGCTGTTATCTTCAAACACAATAGACAATAGCGCCGAATTATCTGTGAGCTTTATGGTTACAAATCCATCTGATACCACGTTTACTGTTTCTAGTATAACGTATGAACTTTATGCAGATGATATACAATTAGGTTCAAGTTCATACTCTACAGAAGACATATCAATGCCAGGTAGAGCAGCGTTTTATCCAGAAGCGCAGATACCATTAAAGAGTAAAATTCTCATATCTGCTGATACAGAAAACGCGCAGATAATTGAAAAGATAATTGATGGGATGGACATAGAATATACGGTCACAGGAATTCTTACGTTACAGACAACTTGGTCTACCACCGATGTGAAATTTTAA
- a CDS encoding putative membrane protein, with protein sequence MGYLYNHLATVTCGVFAAVLTGLWPLFLDFTPALNFVFIMAVPITWFLVIICWLAQKSTDYVHSSTKTHVSHSKIIKQELSREQIRQTSKDLTQELNDIHDHVKIKDEEILRLRQQIANLNTIVQIETLKTELANLKAMAGNYYKK encoded by the coding sequence ATGGGATATCTGTACAATCACCTTGCTACAGTGACATGTGGAGTCTTTGCAGCCGTATTGACTGGACTATGGCCTCTCTTTCTAGATTTTACACCTGCACTGAACTTTGTATTCATAATGGCCGTACCTATAACTTGGTTCCTTGTGATTATCTGTTGGCTTGCCCAAAAAAGCACCGACTATGTGCACAGTTCTACAAAGACACACGTATCCCACTCTAAAATTATCAAACAAGAGCTTTCGCGCGAGCAGATCCGACAAACCTCAAAAGATCTCACACAAGAGCTAAATGACATACACGATCATGTAAAGATAAAAGATGAGGAGATACTCCGACTACGCCAACAGATTGCAAATCTAAACACCATAGTACAGATAGAGACATTAAAGACAGAACTAGCAAATCTAAAGGCTATGGCTGGAAATTACTATAAAAAGTAA
- a CDS encoding NADPH-dependent FMN reductase, whose amino-acid sequence MKVVVISASPRENGKTQHVMKATYDLVKAHESTEVAFINLAEGGIDYYDGNGPQSIKTKKAVSDLLAADVWLIGSPVYNSFFSAALKNLFEFIDYKKTKGKICGLAVIGASTISFMQVQNAVIGLMTYFKVVTNPQTVFVLSEDICDDGKLKDDVEKRLKEMIDSTLSLAR is encoded by the coding sequence ATGAAAGTTGTTGTTATATCCGCAAGCCCAAGGGAAAATGGAAAGACACAACATGTAATGAAAGCCACATACGATTTAGTCAAAGCGCACGAATCTACAGAGGTAGCATTTATCAATTTGGCAGAGGGAGGAATTGATTATTACGATGGAAACGGGCCACAAAGTATAAAGACAAAAAAAGCCGTATCAGATCTTCTCGCAGCTGACGTATGGTTGATAGGCTCTCCTGTATACAACTCGTTCTTTAGCGCTGCACTCAAAAACCTATTTGAATTTATAGACTATAAAAAAACCAAAGGAAAGATATGCGGACTTGCTGTCATAGGGGCTAGCACCATATCGTTTATGCAGGTACAAAACGCAGTAATTGGGTTGATGACTTATTTCAAAGTGGTTACAAATCCCCAAACAGTTTTTGTACTATCTGAAGACATTTGCGATGATGGGAAATTAAAAGACGATGTTGAGAAAAGGCTCAAAGAGATGATCGATTCTACGTTGAGTCTTGCACGCTAA